AGCTGGAAGCACAGAGCTGCGCATCTCAGAACCACAGTCTCTGTCTGGGGCGAGGGGTGCTGGGTGGGGCTCCCCGCGCAGGCTAACAGTGCTTGGCTTCCGCTGTGACATCACTTTGGGCATTCGGCCCAGTGAGGTGCAGCTTCAAGCCGCTCTTTCCAAAGAGATGGCAAGAGGCATTTCCCCCCTGCATGAAATCACATTGGAtccctgtggaggccagaagtgtaGGAACCACAGGGGAACATTCCAAACCAactatgcttttgttttgttttgttttgtttataaatatttttttaaatttttttagcatacaaagaatttgGGTTTCATTAGGGTGTTTTCAAACAGgttttccctgtcctccctctttcctccattctcctccccttttgtgtctccccctccccttctttttcatttttttccttcattttttcaaggtagggtctcactctagctcaggctgacatggaattccctatgtaatctcagggtggcctcaaactcatggcgatcctcctacctttgcctcctaaatgctgggattaaagatgtgcgccaccatgcccggcctattctttttttaaaatattttatttatttttatttatttatttgatagagagagagagagaatgggctcaccagggcctccagccactgcaaatgagctccagatgcatgtgcccccttgtgcatctgcctaacgtgggtcctggggaatcgaacctgggttctttggctttgcaggcaaacaccttaaccactaagccatccctctagcccccattcttttttttattgacaataagccatggtaattccctctccctcccccgtcgccactttcccctttgcaactgtactctccatcatattccttccccttctcaatcaatcttttattttgatggcattatcttttcctcctattatgatgtccTTGTAGGCACAGCAAGGTCATGGctctccaggccatttgtgtccggaggagcacgttgtaaggagtcctgcctctCCTTTGACTTTtatgcaatgaaccctgagctttggaaggtgtgatagagatattgcagtgctgagaactcctctgtcacttcttctcagcaccatggtgccttctgagtctagtactagaaaattttcagtgccagggatgggataccttccagtgagttgttggcaagggaggtcactgatggccCCAAAACTTTACaggttacaaatattttatttatttatttttaaccagagagagatagaagacaggaagagaatgagcatgccaatgcctccagctgctgcaaacagactccaaatgcatactccactctgtgcatctggattttatgtggttactggggaatcgaactccggttgttaggttttgcaggcaagcatcttaaccactgagccatcgctccagtcctcattttttttgagacatgtagCTCAAGCTTGCCTTGAATTTGTTATGTATCagaggttgtccttgaacttctgatcctctatatgtgtgtgcatgtgcgtatttgtgtgtgtgtgtgtttagggcgctcttgacactgcaaacaaatgcccatctcagggctagagagaaagcttagtggttacgatgctttcctgcaaaggctaaggacaactgctcatctggctttacatgggtgggtgGGAAACTGATTGAATCTAGGCcaccatgctttgcaagcaagcacctgtaactatTGAACCATCCCACCAGCCgaattttttttggagggggcagggtcttgctctagcccaggctgatctggaactcactttgtagcctaggctggcctcaaactcacagtgatcttcctacacctgcctctgcctcttgagtgctgggattaaaggtgggattaaaggattaaagggccaccgtgcctggccctgCCTCTAGTtcttaaattctgggattacaggttcacACAACCACACCCAGTAAAAACTCTATTCCCTCGGTcactttattataaaaatttgCCCAAGGGGAGTGAGACAGGCTAAGGCATCTACTGATTCGTCCTGTTATTCAGTGAACACTTCCTGAGCTCAAGctagtatgccaggacctcttctAGGACAATAGAGACAGAATGCAGACCTGTGGAAGGAGCTTACAGTTTTAGCATAGACagaccccccccccgcaaaaaaaaggcaaataaacttgataaaagatgagggctggagagatgactcagtggttaaggcacttccttgcaaagcctgatggcctgggtttgattccccagtacatgtaaagccagatgcacaaaatggagcatgcatccggagttcattttcagtggctagaggccctgggacacccatcattctctctctctctctctctctctctctcctctctcctttccctccttgcaaaaaagaataaaataaaatgaagtttgaGCTGTGAAAGAAAGGACACAGACACTGCATTAGGCACAATGGAGAAACCTGTGCTGGCCGAATGGCATTGGCCTGACTCACCTATGTCTTTTTGATCCTTTGCTTCATGGCTCACATTTGGTTTCAAAGAACTGTAAACAGCCAAGACTTGTATTAAATGCCAAAAGCAAAgatgagctctttttttttttcaatcagccACCTGCATACACAATTTAAGTCTGCATGAGAAAGGATGTCTCTTGGGGGCGGGGGAGCTTCACCATATGTTCACATAAAAcgaatttgaaaaataatttgaaaaattaagaGTGTTATGTAATGTTACGTATTTGGAAGTACTTAATTGGAAAGTGAAAGTTGTCAGTTCTAGCAGAAGTGTTCTGTTAATAAtgtgcttcttgggctggagagatggctcagcagttaaggtgcttgactacaaaacctaaccacccgggttcgattccccaggacccacataaaggcagatgcacaggaaggcgcacacatctggagtggtttgcagtggctggaggccttggtgtgcccattctctctgtctctcttccctctatctctctgcttgcaaataaataaaaacaagtattttaaaaattaataatgtgCTTCTTTCTAAAAACAGAAGAACCCTGCCTATGAGAAATATATCCGACCACTGGTACAAAGACGAACAGCCAGGCTGTGAAGCGACCCACAGTACCCAAGGAGCAGCAAGCGCCACGATGGGACTGTGGACAGAGAAAACACGTAGACATGCGCGCGTCTTCGTCATGCGAACACATCTGTGAAAACAGTTTCTGtgatttacttaaaaataattcagggctgaagaaagggtttagtggtgaaggcgtttgcctgcgaagccaaaggacccaggtttgattccccaggacccacataagccagacacacaaggggcatatgcatctggagttcatgtacagtggctagaggccctggcatgcccattctctctctctctctctgcttgaaaataaataatttttttttaatccataaagagccaggtgtggtggcacatgcctttattcccaacactcaggaggcagataggaggatcactgtgagttcaaggccagcctgtgactacataagtgaattccaggtcagtcggggctagagtgagaccctacctcaaaaattaaaaatccataaaaagtaagagaggcctggagagatggcttagtggttaaggtgattgcctgtgaagtctaagaactcaggtttgattccccaggacccatgtaagccagatgcacaaggggccacctgcatctggagtccgtttgcagtggctggaggcctggtgcgcccactctctccctttctctatctgcctctttctctctccctgtaataaataaataaagtgaacgtcagaacctggtgtggtggctcatacctttgatcctagtactcaagaggctgaggtaagaggattgccatgagttcaaggccagcctggagttacagtaagttccaggtcagcatgggctacagtgcaaCATTGCCTAGGGAGAAAAACAGTAACAGAGGCAGTAAATTCTTATTGAATTTGTTCAGTAGGTTAATATCTGGTTGTTCATTACATTCTACTTGGAATGTTTGAAATTTCTCACTGCCCATTTGTAGCATGTATTTGGTTAAGTACTAGAATTTTGCCTTAAATATAGCAAGACAATAAATTCATTAGTAACTGTTtgtatcatttatctatttaagtGTGCTGGAATTGGTCCCAAAGTTTGGCAAATGTTAGCAGGTGctcttccattggtctacacACCTGGCCCATTTGTCCCCCGTGTTCACCCTCAGGTTTAGGATACATGGTGTGCACATACACGTGCTCCAAACATGCCTGTATTTCTGTCATCTAAATCAAACATAGAGCCTCAAACCTATGactgtcattttgttttgtgtttctggttttttgaagtagggtgccactgtagctcagggtggcctcgaactcacagcaatcctcctacctctgcctcccgggtgctggggttaaaggtgtgtgccactacgcccagtcTGCAActacccttttaaaaaaaaattttttttttttgagaactacagagagagaaagaggctgagagagagaatgggcaggccagggcctccagccactgcaaacgaactccagatgagtgcacccccttgtgcatgtgggtaatgtggtcctggggaatcaaagcctcgaaccggggtccttaggcttcacaggcaagcgcttaaccactaagccatctctccagccccaactgccCTTTTTTAATGGGTGTGTGCACGTATGTGAAGACCAGagggacagccttgggtgtcatcGTCAGGAGCACCACCCACCTTTTTGTGAGACtcggtttctcactggcctggagctcaccaactaggctagactgactgaccagtgagccccagggtccCTCCAGGCTCCACTTCCCCAATACTGGAGCCACAGGCGTGTACCCCCACATCCAGCactatgtgggtacaggggattaACTCTTCCACAGAAAAAACGATTtacggccaggtgtggtggtgcatgcctttaatcccagcacttggggctggagagagacggatcagtggttaaggcacttgctcatgaAGCCTTATAacataggtttgatttcccagtacacacgtaaagccagacgctcaaagtgtctcatgcatctggagtttgcttgcagtggctggagggcctggtgtacccattctttcctttctctccttccctccctcgctCGCTtactcttgctcgctctctctctctgtgtctgattgcatataaataaacaaagattaatcccaggactcaagaggcagaggtaaagggattgctgtgacttccacgccagcctgggctagagtgaaaccctacctcaaaaaaaaaatgatttaaaatttcataaaaacCCTGCTCAagggctggatggcttagcagttaaggcacttgcctgaaaagccaaaggacccaggttcaattccccaggacccacataagccagatgcacaaggcggcacatgtatctggagttggtttgtagtggctagaggccctggtatgcccattctctctatttgcctctttctctgaaataaattttaaaaaaattaaactctgcTCAAAATTAAATGTCATTTGACAAATTAAATTGGCTACTTTTCCTAATTCACTTACATAAATAATCATCTGTTACTAATTAGTAAATCAGGGAAAATTTACCAAAAGCAAGCTTCCCTGTAGAAAGGAAgaggacaagggctggagagacggctccatGGCTGAAGAGCTTGCCATTCAAGCcctgaggaccagagttctgAAATGCAGCACCCACGCCAGCACTGAGTGGGCAAGGGACCCGCCTGCAGCCCCGGTGCGTGAGAGGTAGGGATGGCGATTCCCTGACTAGCAAGACAGTGAGtgccaggcatgctggcgcacgcctttaatcccagcactggggaagcagaggttcgaagccaccctgagactatatagtgaattccaggtcagcctatactagagtgaagtgctaccttgaaaaacaaacaaaaaaaaaatcaataaataaaattaattaaaaaaacaaagctgggcgtggtggcacaggcctttaatcccagcgctcaggaggcagaggtaagaggagcaccacgagttcaaggccaccctgagactacagagtgaattccaggtcaacctgggctagagtgagagcctacctcaaaaaaaaaaaaaaaaaaaagaaagaaagaaagactagcCAAATGGGCAAGttctaggttcaagtgagagactgtaTTAgaatttaacaaaaacaaaaagcagaccCAGATAACCCTCTAAAACACAGTTCCTGTTACACAAGCTTCACCGGGGAGCCCGCACGGCCCGGGCCGCCGCCCTGTCTGCGCAGCCAACACCTGCTCGTCTCTATCTGGTCAGCGCAGCCGCGGACACAAACACCCTGAACAAACCGCTGTCTGTTCcacatttgttttttgttctcccagttaggctctcactctagctcaggccgacctggaattcactatggagtctcggggctcagggtggcctcgaactcacagcgatcctcccgcctctgtctcctgagtgctgggatgaaaggcgtgtgtcCCCACGCCTGACTCACATTTGTACTTCTTAACCACTGACTTcttgctaaggaattttctgtttgtgccccaaAATCATGGAACCTTAGAAACTTCTAGCCCACCCAGTGTGAAGAGCTCAAGGCGGCGTCAGCTGGCCTGTCACACCGTCTACAAAGCTGGAGCTGTCGGTGCTCAGAGCTCGGGCTCGGGAAGTCACTCCCCCGAGTCCATGCCTGGTCCCCACTCTGTCTCTGGTGCCTTCTCTgggtgactcagtttcccatcaCAAGACTCTGCTGAAGTAAATAAAGtggggagtgattgaggaagacactgccaacctctgacctctacatgcccAGGGACACATGGAGACATATACTCACACACCTGTTGctcacccaacacacacacacacacacacacacacacaaaatgtagaCAAGAGAACAcctgaaagccgggcgtggtggcacacacctttaatcccagcactcgggaggcagaggtaggaggatcgccgtgagttcaaggccaccctgagactccatagtgaattccaggtcagcctgggccagagtgagacccttcctcaaaaaaccaaaaaaaaaaaaaagagagagaacacctgagggttttttttcccccccgtaACTTAGAACCAACAATTTACACAACTGTTTTCAACTCAAATTATGTTGGCTTCAGTTAGCTTTACAACACACAACTGGTTTGGGTCCGGGTTGAAATGGAGACCAATTTTCTCAAGTGGTCACCTCCTACTGGTACGCTGATGCTACAAAACACCACTGCAACCCATCAGCGACATCATGGCAGCCGAGTTTGCAGACAGACGGGGTAATCCTGGGCTTCTTCTGCAAGTGGGTGACTTGTCAAAGCTTACACAAGTATTCAGAGACATGGGCAAAAGTCAACATAAGTAAATTGCTCTCATCTTCCTTTAAGAATCTTGAAATATGTGAGGTAAATTATTTGGTTCAAGGGTCCCCTTTGTAAGTAAAGGAAGTAGCAGTGGGGAGCATAGTACTAGAAAAATTGGTTATTTGGGACTGCTCCTCATTTTACCAGGGTTTCCCTGCCCATTTTTTGCAGGCGATGGTACACATTACTTGCAGTCTCTGAGCCCCGTGTCTAACTCTAGAAGACACACACGCACTTGTCCACACGTGGGTTTAGAAGTATGAGTTGGCTGGTCAACTTTGTTACTGACAAGGGGGTGttggggttattttttggtgggcTTTTAGCATGTCACTAAAGTAGGCCttttgatatattaaattttttaaagcaaaacaagtttTAGATTTTAATCAGATTTGTAGGATTTCTAAGTCTAGTTTTACAGAATTGCCTGTTTGCTTCAACTGTCTTTCCACTTGCTTCTTGGCAGAGCTGGGGACAGACCTGGAGTTAAAACACTTGTAATTCTAGTGTCTTGTTCTCCCAGcaaaatgttcttgtttgttAAAATTCCTAGGGAGTAGTCTTTCCTATCATAATAAACACGCCCCACcccgtcaaaaaaaaaaaaatgttgaaatagggctaaagagatggctccgtggataaacataccaggttcaattccccagtacccatgaaggccagatgcacaaagtagcaaatgaatctggagttcatctgtagtggcaagggtgtgcccattttctttctctctgtgcaaataaaggttttttttgaaatcttgaaATATTGTCAGACATTAGAAAAACATGACTAGATGATATGACTGTCCCAGGGCCTACAACTTTAGAGTTCCACTAttctcttagaaaacaggagaaagTTATATGtgactttgtttttaattttattttttatttgcaagcagagtaagagagatagagagaagagagacagacacagaatggacgtaccagggcctgtagccactgcaaatgaactccagacacatgtgccccttgtgcatctggcttacgtgggtcctggggaatcaaacctgggtcctttggcttcataggcaaatgctttaaccactaagccatcactccagcctgtgacttcttttttatattatgttCTAACAAACTAGAAAGTCTCACTGTGATTAACATAATCCTTCCTGTGAATATCTTTCCAGAAATAAAGTCAAATGAAccatataaaataatattgaacTGAATTAAATGAATGTACATACATTTCTCCAAGTGTTTCAGGTCCTCCGTTCACTGCAATTTTACTGCTTCCCTTCAGAAACAAACTTAACTTTCAGAACAACATCCACGTCTGTCACCACAATACAGGAGTCATTTTGTCCCTGCACCTGGCTCAAAGCTGAAATAATGCATCTTACTCGGAGCTGTGACAATGGAAACGTCTGTAGTGCTCATTATAAGTCCTATCGGAAAAGATCTGTCAAATGCGTATGCACTCTTTAAACACAATTCTGCCAACCCCACTTCAATGGCATACtatttgtatttttgtgtgtgtgagttattacattttatttcataaaatccgGAAGCCAAAGGGTGAGGAGTGTGTACATCCACATGGTCTAAGGGCCCATGTAAATGTCCATGGGCCAAgggaaaaaatgtgaaaaagaatactaaagagaggcttttaaaaaagtaagtcgagggctggagagatggcttagtggttaagcgcttgcctgtgaagcctaaggaccctggttcgtggcttgattccccgggacccatgttagccagatgcacaagggggtgcatgtgtctggagttcgtttgcactggctggtgccctggtgtgcccattctcattctctctctctctctctctctctctttctctctctgcctctttctctttctgttactttcaaaaaaaaaaaaagtagacaacaCATCATCCTTTCCCAGCCTAGCAGCAGCCAAGCCTCCCAGGTGGGAAGGACAGAACCTTACCGGTGGTGAAACACAATCATTTTAGGAACTATAATCAAAGGTTCCACTGGGTCCTCCCAGACCAATTACAGGTGGGTTGTAGGCAGTACAACAGGGACATAAACAAGGCACAGTTTAGATGAAAAATATGCTTTTCTCCCTTCCATAATCACCAATACATACAAATgtaattttcatgttatttttattgggtatttttttttcctggtagacAGTTCACTTGGGAATTATACTGTACCAGGTATAAGAAACAAGATTTCTACCACAGGGATATTTTGTAGTCAGAATTCAATACAGATACTTCTAGTCAGACATTTCCATGGCTACAGGATATTtggttccttgatttatatgcatAGAAAGAAACAGTTGTCATAACTGTACAAAGCAGTACTtgacaagtacctttaactgactGGAGGTTTTCCTTCACTATTACAATATACTGTTCACCGGGTTGAAACTAGGTCACCCTACATGACACTTTGATTTTCTCAAAGGCATCAGAAATGCTGCGTTTTCAGCCTACTACCTGGGTTAGGGACCATTTTATCAGGAATCATTTTAGcactgtaataataataataaaataaggtctGTTAAGGGTAGATTCTATACCATAATGATTTTCagacttcttttttatataaaaaaataaaataaaagacttctGGAGAGCAAACAGGCACATGCACTTGGGgaagggaataaaacctggagGGGCGCTGAGGTGCTGGTGCCCACGGCTCCCTTCTGGTCCTCGATGCctccaaataaatacaaatatttaaaaaaaaaaaaaaaacccagcccgTACTGGGGCTTAGGGAAACAAAAGCAGTGTCTCCCTCTGCTGAAGAGCGAGCTTCCAGGAACCCCCTCCCAGGCCGCGGGTCAGTCGTCCGTCTTCCGGGCCAGCCTGCAGAAGGTCCAGTTGTGCTCCACCGTGTTCTCGTTGGCCCGCTCGCTCATGTGGTGCACGCGGGTGTTGCGGATCGTGAAGCCCTGCTTGGTAATGTATTCCATCAGGTGCACCCGGAGGGAGACTTCTTGGTGGTAATCACAGGGTCCGAACGTGAAGGAGACCTGGCAGTCTCGCGTGTCCATCATGTGCTTATTCCACTTGGTGAAGTAGTTGGAGATGCCTTCCAGTAAGGAGTGGACCTTGGTGGTGATGGTCAGCTGGGTTATGATGACGGCCACGGGGTTGGAGTACTTCGAGAGCTTCCGAGTGCTGGACAGCTCCACGACCTCCTCAAAGGTATCCACAGGATACAAAGGCTTAGGGTCATTGAGACACTGAATCAAGGGCTCAATCTGGTAGAAGTCCGCTTCTTTCCGAAGCAGATCAAACTCCTTGAAATCCAGGGGTAAGGTCAACTCGGAAGTTCTTAGGAAGTTGAGGACATAACGGAAAAGAGGTCCATCGCGATCGATGAAGTAATTGCCCTGAGGGTCTCGAGCTGTGGGGAAGTCCCCCCCAAACATGGCTCCAAGCATGGAATCCGGGTAGCGTGTCAAGGTGCTGAGAGACGTCGTGTACAAGTGTCCACCTACATTCAGTGTGACTGGGTCAGTCATCTGAAATTGGAGGACACAGTCAGTTAGCAGAAACATTAAAATCTTTAACACATTGATTAAGTTAACACTAACAAAGAAAGCGTGAGATCCATTCATGCTAGAACATATTTGGTGATTGGTGGTGGGAAAATGTAAGTCCCCTGGGACAGCATCCAGCAAGTGCTTCCAATAGGGAGATAAATCCAGTCCTTTACAGAGCCACTCTCAGGCCAGGCATGACCTGCAGGCTGCTCGCAGCCAGGCCCCAGATCTATACAGGGTTCGGGTCAGGGGCTTCTGGGGAAGAGAAAGGCCAAATACACTCAGGTTTGTTTGGTttactttcttcttaaaaaaggtcttggctgggcatggtggtgcacgcctttaatcatagcactcaggagaaagaggtaggaggatatctgtgagttcaaggctagcctgaggctatAAAGtgcatcccaggtcagcctaggctacagcaagatcctacctcaaacctctgcccccaccaaaaaaaaaaaccactttagtTTTCTTAATTTAGCATAAACTAAAATAACAATGATCTAATAACATAACAGTGACTTTCAGTATTGAGGGGGGGTTCCCTGTCTAAAAAGGAAACTAAgtcatgaaatatattttattttatttggggattTTTGAAAGACAtgctctaggccaggcatggtggtacacgcctttaatcctgccactcagaaggcagaaataggaggatcaccatgagttcaaggctatgctaaggctacatagtgaattccatccaggtcagcctgagctacagtgagaccctacctcaaaaaaaaaaaaaaaaaaaaaatgctcatgcTGCctcagctagccttgaactcaccaggtAGCGACAGATGGCCTGGAATTCCTGCTCCCGCCTGCCTGGctacattttaaatattggcaactttaaaaataccttaagccgatgtggtggcacacgcctttaatcccagcactcgagaggcaaaggtaggaggatcgccatgagtccaaggccaccctgagactaactacatagtgaattccaggtcagcctggaaaataataataataatactttagtaacttttttcatagaaataatgggtttctttcttttctgttttttattttttattttgagacaaggcctagAATCCACAGCCCCGCTGCCTcttacctaccaagtgctgacatcacaggcctgtgccaccaggatCAGAGGAAATAATAGGCTCAGTGACAAAGTCTGAAATGCACAGTCTGCTGGACACAATCCATCACACGCCCAAGTGTTGGGAGCAGCTTTGAAATGTCATCAGCTGACAGTGTCCACCTCTACAGCATTGGTGTTGCAACCTGACCTTTTATTCTGAAAAGCAAAC
This genomic interval from Jaculus jaculus isolate mJacJac1 chromosome 16, mJacJac1.mat.Y.cur, whole genome shotgun sequence contains the following:
- the Kctd6 gene encoding BTB/POZ domain-containing protein KCTD6 isoform X1; its protein translation is MDNGDWGCMMTDPVTLNVGGHLYTTSLSTLTRYPDSMLGAMFGGDFPTARDPQGNYFIDRDGPLFRYVLNFLRTSELTLPLDFKEFDLLRKEADFYQIEPLIQCLNDPKPLYPVDTFEEVVELSSTRKLSKYSNPVAVIITQLTITTKVHSLLEGISNYFTKWNKHMMDTRDCQVSFTFGPCDYHQEVSLRVHLMEYITKQGFTIRNTRVHHMSERANENTVEHNWTFCRLARKTDD
- the Kctd6 gene encoding BTB/POZ domain-containing protein KCTD6 isoform X2; the encoded protein is MTDPVTLNVGGHLYTTSLSTLTRYPDSMLGAMFGGDFPTARDPQGNYFIDRDGPLFRYVLNFLRTSELTLPLDFKEFDLLRKEADFYQIEPLIQCLNDPKPLYPVDTFEEVVELSSTRKLSKYSNPVAVIITQLTITTKVHSLLEGISNYFTKWNKHMMDTRDCQVSFTFGPCDYHQEVSLRVHLMEYITKQGFTIRNTRVHHMSERANENTVEHNWTFCRLARKTDD